Proteins co-encoded in one Opitutus terrae PB90-1 genomic window:
- the hemL gene encoding glutamate-1-semialdehyde 2,1-aminomutase, whose product MSVSDSLFERAKQLMPGGVNSPVRAFRSVGGAPFFVKAARGATLVTADDQELIDFVCTWGPAIHGHNHPRIKAAIAEALEHGTSFGTPNPYEVEMAELIVRFFPSIQKVRMCNSGTEATMSAIRLARGFTKRSKIIKFAGCYHGHSDSLLIKAGSGALTHGHPDSAGVPISFAQETVVVTYNDRAALEAAFAANVGQIACVIIEPYCGNVGFIMPDAGYLQAVRELCTREGAVLIFDEVMTGFRQARGGVQELENITPDLTCLGKIIGGGLPVGAFGGRTYLMDLLAPLGPVYQAGTLSGNPLAMAAGIAALKLLDEENPYARLDQLGRQLRDAVLAAAKTKGLPVQVPQRGSMFSIFFTPQPVRDYASALAGDAKLFGRFFHTCLANGVYLAPSAYEAAFLSTAHEGAAIDRACEVLASAINEL is encoded by the coding sequence ATGTCTGTCTCCGACTCGCTCTTCGAACGCGCCAAGCAGCTGATGCCCGGCGGCGTCAACTCCCCCGTCCGCGCCTTCCGCTCCGTCGGCGGTGCGCCGTTCTTCGTCAAGGCCGCACGCGGCGCCACCCTCGTCACCGCCGACGATCAGGAGCTGATCGACTTCGTGTGCACGTGGGGACCCGCGATCCACGGCCACAACCACCCACGCATCAAGGCGGCGATCGCCGAGGCGCTCGAACACGGCACGTCGTTCGGTACGCCGAATCCTTACGAGGTCGAGATGGCCGAGCTGATCGTGCGCTTCTTCCCGTCGATCCAGAAGGTTCGGATGTGCAACAGCGGCACCGAGGCCACGATGTCGGCCATCCGGCTCGCGCGCGGCTTCACGAAGCGCAGCAAGATCATCAAGTTCGCCGGCTGTTACCACGGCCACTCCGACTCGCTGCTGATCAAGGCCGGCTCCGGCGCGCTCACGCACGGGCATCCCGACAGCGCCGGCGTGCCGATCTCGTTCGCCCAGGAAACCGTCGTCGTCACCTACAACGATCGCGCCGCGCTCGAGGCCGCATTCGCCGCGAACGTGGGCCAGATCGCGTGCGTCATCATCGAACCCTACTGCGGGAACGTCGGCTTCATCATGCCAGACGCGGGGTACCTGCAGGCCGTTCGCGAACTCTGCACGCGTGAAGGCGCCGTGCTCATCTTCGACGAGGTGATGACCGGCTTCCGCCAGGCCCGCGGTGGCGTGCAGGAACTCGAGAACATCACGCCCGACCTCACCTGCCTGGGCAAAATCATCGGCGGCGGATTGCCGGTCGGCGCCTTCGGCGGTCGCACCTACCTCATGGATCTGCTCGCGCCGCTCGGGCCCGTCTACCAGGCTGGCACGCTCAGCGGCAATCCGCTGGCGATGGCCGCCGGCATCGCCGCGTTGAAGTTGCTCGACGAGGAAAATCCTTACGCTCGGCTCGACCAGCTCGGCCGACAGCTGCGCGACGCGGTGCTGGCCGCGGCCAAAACCAAGGGCCTGCCGGTGCAGGTCCCGCAACGCGGATCGATGTTTAGCATTTTCTTCACCCCTCAGCCGGTGCGCGATTATGCCTCCGCGCTGGCAGGAGATGCGAAGCTGTTTGGCCGGTTCTTCCACACGTGTCTCGCGAACGGTGTGTATCTTGCGCCAAGCGCCTACGAGGCCGCGTTCCTCAGCACGGCCCATGAAGGCGCGGCGATCGACCGGGCATGTGAAGTGCTTGCTTCAGCGATCAACGAGCTTTGA
- a CDS encoding SpoIVB peptidase S55 domain-containing protein — MANAAPANRPPAQPSGVQIISVDELKTGQRGEVWTVFRGTEPEPFTVEVTGVVRNALGPGKSLILCQLTDPRVQSMGAVAGMSGSPLYVDGKLAGALSYQIQRFETVRYAGFTPAADLIEVQTKMAAAADSSAAPVAPSVANTTSDGFRPLRPVFTLSGLSPVVADLFAPKLAALGLSATSLGGSTQTASLNSQPSTLNSSPLTPGSAVAVALATGDITLAGTGTVSNVEGNAITAFGHPMLSLGEVALPMCAAEIVTILPSNMQSVKVANTGAVIGTITQDRLSAVSGRLGEGPEMTDVEVTVSSRTAPSKTLKFSVARQEQLTPVLVATGVTQAILGSNDAGLSKGFLLRSDVMFPAKPTLASRTLYSGPQGFQQGLTEFVQDLAQSLQNPYEKTFPKRVVFNVEALDENPAVTLELFQLSRSAARAGEVVQATLAWRDFQGEARRQTVDIPIDPSWTGRDLEVVLAPGRVLDEMSGRPRVLQAAQLRSFDAYLAALRDSRAADGLCLAVVEKTRLFTDQTSGTPDAPASIERIARAADEARFNHVDALVPLWESHVLHGKLSSATLRRSLKVDE; from the coding sequence GTGGCGAATGCCGCCCCCGCAAACCGCCCGCCCGCCCAGCCATCCGGCGTCCAAATCATTTCCGTCGACGAGCTGAAGACCGGGCAGCGTGGCGAGGTGTGGACCGTTTTTCGTGGCACCGAGCCGGAGCCTTTCACGGTGGAAGTCACCGGCGTCGTGCGCAACGCGCTCGGACCCGGCAAATCGCTGATCCTCTGCCAGCTGACCGATCCGCGCGTGCAGTCGATGGGCGCGGTCGCCGGCATGAGCGGCAGCCCGCTCTACGTCGACGGCAAGCTCGCCGGCGCGCTGAGTTATCAGATCCAGCGGTTCGAAACCGTGCGCTACGCCGGCTTCACTCCCGCCGCCGATCTGATCGAGGTGCAAACCAAGATGGCCGCGGCCGCGGACAGCTCGGCCGCGCCCGTGGCGCCGTCCGTCGCCAACACGACCAGCGACGGCTTTCGTCCGCTGCGCCCGGTGTTCACGCTGAGCGGATTGAGCCCGGTCGTCGCCGATCTGTTCGCTCCGAAGCTTGCCGCGCTCGGCCTCTCCGCCACCTCGCTCGGCGGCAGCACGCAGACTGCGTCCCTCAACTCTCAACCCTCAACTCTCAACTCCTCTCCCCTCACCCCCGGCTCCGCCGTGGCGGTGGCGCTCGCCACCGGCGACATCACCCTCGCCGGCACCGGCACCGTTTCGAATGTCGAGGGCAACGCCATCACCGCGTTCGGCCATCCGATGCTCTCGCTCGGCGAAGTCGCGCTGCCGATGTGCGCCGCCGAGATCGTCACGATTCTGCCGTCCAACATGCAGTCGGTGAAGGTGGCCAACACCGGCGCCGTCATCGGCACCATCACGCAGGACCGGCTGTCTGCCGTCTCCGGCCGACTCGGCGAAGGGCCCGAAATGACCGATGTCGAGGTCACCGTCTCGTCACGCACCGCGCCGTCGAAGACGCTGAAGTTCTCCGTCGCCCGTCAGGAACAACTCACGCCCGTGCTCGTCGCCACCGGCGTCACGCAGGCGATCCTCGGTTCCAACGACGCGGGCCTGAGCAAGGGCTTTCTGCTGCGCAGCGACGTGATGTTCCCCGCCAAGCCGACGCTCGCGTCCCGCACGCTCTACTCCGGCCCGCAGGGGTTCCAGCAGGGTCTCACCGAATTCGTGCAGGATCTCGCCCAAAGCCTGCAGAATCCCTACGAGAAAACCTTCCCGAAGCGCGTCGTCTTCAATGTCGAGGCGCTCGACGAGAATCCCGCGGTCACGCTCGAACTCTTCCAACTCTCCCGCTCCGCCGCCCGCGCGGGCGAGGTCGTGCAAGCCACCCTCGCGTGGCGCGATTTTCAGGGCGAGGCCCGCCGCCAGACCGTCGACATTCCGATCGATCCGTCCTGGACCGGCCGCGATCTCGAGGTCGTGCTCGCGCCCGGTCGCGTGCTGGACGAAATGTCCGGCCGGCCGCGCGTCCTGCAAGCCGCGCAGCTGCGCAGCTTCGACGCCTATCTCGCCGCGCTGCGCGATTCGCGTGCGGCCGATGGGCTATGCCTGGCCGTCGTTGAGAAGACCCGTCTCTTCACCGATCAAACCAGCGGCACGCCCGACGCGCCTGCATCGATCGAGCGGATCGCGCGTGCGGCTGACGAAGCGCGCTTCAACCACGTCGATGCGCTGGTGCCGCTCTGGGAAAGCCACGTGCTGCACGGCAAGCTCTCCTCCGCCACCCTCCGCCGCAGCCTGAAGGTGGACGAGTAG
- a CDS encoding Nramp family divalent metal transporter, translating into MTPANPAPAAAKLLSTIEPAPTTLRGLTRQLGPGLILSAIIVGAGELIVTPKLGAEVGFRLLWFIILGCLVKVFVQIELGRYAVTRGRTTLEALNTLPGPRLIVSWVMWIWLAMYLCLVPQVAGIVGGVATALKLGGAAIPVGWLAVLVGASTAALLVVGRYRLVESFSTVLVGAFTVTTLVAVVALQFTPYAVTGEQLASGLSFHLPANLATAFGAFGLIGVGASELIYYPYWCLEKGYARKIGPDDGTPEWRARAAAWLRVMRVDAWLCFTVYTITTIAFYLLGAAILHAKQLQVEDSKMIETLSFMYLDAFGGWSLWVFAIGAIAVLYSTVFGGTASNARLLADSLAVFRLKTYRDAEHRVRWVKISAVILAVAFTSIFLLVGNPVSLVFLGAVAQGMMLPFLAGAALYFHFTSPHRELRARPFSLAGLIVAAVAMTALGGYQVIAALTR; encoded by the coding sequence ATGACCCCGGCAAACCCTGCGCCTGCCGCCGCGAAGCTTCTTTCGACGATCGAGCCAGCGCCGACAACGCTGCGCGGGCTTACGCGGCAACTCGGGCCGGGGTTGATTTTGTCGGCGATCATCGTCGGCGCGGGCGAGTTGATCGTGACGCCGAAGCTCGGCGCGGAGGTGGGGTTTCGGTTGTTGTGGTTCATCATCCTTGGCTGCCTGGTGAAGGTCTTCGTGCAGATCGAACTCGGCCGGTATGCCGTGACGCGGGGCCGCACGACGCTGGAGGCGTTGAACACACTGCCGGGGCCGCGGCTGATCGTCTCCTGGGTGATGTGGATCTGGCTGGCGATGTATCTCTGTCTCGTGCCGCAGGTCGCCGGGATCGTCGGCGGCGTGGCGACGGCACTGAAGCTGGGCGGCGCGGCGATTCCGGTCGGTTGGCTGGCCGTGCTGGTTGGCGCGAGCACGGCGGCGCTACTCGTGGTGGGAAGGTATCGATTGGTGGAGTCGTTCTCCACGGTGCTGGTAGGCGCGTTCACGGTGACGACGCTGGTCGCGGTCGTGGCGCTGCAGTTCACTCCCTATGCGGTGACCGGCGAGCAGCTGGCGAGCGGGCTGTCGTTTCACCTGCCGGCGAATCTCGCGACGGCGTTTGGCGCGTTCGGGCTGATCGGGGTCGGCGCGTCGGAGTTGATCTACTACCCCTACTGGTGTTTGGAAAAAGGTTACGCGCGAAAAATCGGGCCGGACGACGGCACGCCCGAGTGGCGCGCGCGGGCGGCGGCGTGGCTGCGAGTAATGCGCGTCGACGCGTGGCTGTGCTTCACCGTCTATACGATCACGACGATTGCCTTCTACCTGCTGGGCGCGGCGATCCTCCACGCGAAGCAGCTGCAGGTCGAAGACAGCAAGATGATCGAGACGCTGTCGTTCATGTATCTCGACGCTTTCGGCGGCTGGAGCCTGTGGGTGTTCGCGATCGGCGCGATCGCCGTGCTCTATTCGACGGTGTTTGGCGGGACGGCGTCGAACGCGCGGTTGCTCGCGGATTCGCTCGCCGTGTTCCGACTCAAGACCTATCGCGACGCCGAGCACCGGGTGCGCTGGGTGAAGATCTCGGCGGTGATCCTGGCGGTGGCGTTCACCTCGATTTTCCTGCTCGTCGGCAACCCGGTGTCGCTGGTTTTCCTCGGCGCCGTAGCCCAGGGCATGATGCTGCCATTCCTCGCGGGCGCGGCGCTGTATTTCCATTTCACGAGTCCGCATCGCGAGCTGCGCGCACGACCGTTCTCGTTGGCCGGCCTGATCGTCGCGGCCGTGGCGATGACCGCACTCGGCGGATACCAAGTGATCGCGGCGCTGACGCGCTAG
- a CDS encoding tyrosine recombinase XerC has product MYVEPANPKAEAALPAEVQAEWWQPFENYLAHERRYSAYTVRNYRQAFEDFYRWLVLAGVWERGFDALQMRELRDFVIEAQRRFGRRTLHNHVSGLRSFFKFWLRRGKVQRNPFLGVPLPKLEKRLPKFLTEEQMVRLLAGPQQLLASESIDAFTAHRDRLVLELLYGAGLRVSELTGLNYGAIDLEAGVARIVGKGRKERLCPIGRVAVAVLRKFRDEFAPATAPDAPVIVTQRGTRMSPREVQLMLKRYLALAELPMDLTPHKLRHSYATHLLNAGADLRLVQELLGHAQLATTQVYTHVSVARLKEIYAKAHPRA; this is encoded by the coding sequence GTGTACGTGGAGCCTGCGAATCCAAAGGCCGAAGCCGCGCTGCCAGCCGAGGTGCAGGCGGAGTGGTGGCAGCCGTTCGAGAACTACCTCGCGCACGAGCGGCGGTATTCGGCCTACACCGTGCGCAACTACCGGCAGGCGTTTGAGGATTTCTACCGCTGGCTCGTGCTGGCGGGCGTATGGGAGCGCGGATTCGACGCGCTGCAGATGCGCGAGCTGCGCGACTTCGTGATCGAAGCGCAGCGGCGGTTCGGACGCCGGACGCTGCATAACCACGTGTCGGGGTTGCGATCGTTCTTCAAATTCTGGCTGCGCCGCGGCAAGGTGCAGCGCAATCCCTTCCTCGGTGTGCCGCTGCCGAAACTGGAGAAGCGACTGCCGAAATTTTTGACCGAGGAACAGATGGTCCGGCTGTTGGCCGGTCCGCAGCAGTTACTGGCGAGCGAGAGCATCGATGCCTTCACGGCGCATCGCGACCGGCTGGTACTGGAGCTTCTCTACGGCGCGGGGCTGCGGGTCAGCGAGCTGACCGGGCTCAACTACGGCGCGATCGATCTGGAGGCGGGGGTCGCGCGGATCGTGGGCAAAGGCCGCAAGGAGCGGCTGTGTCCGATCGGACGCGTCGCGGTCGCGGTGCTGCGGAAATTCCGCGACGAGTTCGCGCCTGCCACGGCGCCAGACGCGCCGGTGATCGTCACCCAACGGGGCACGCGGATGTCACCGCGCGAGGTGCAGTTGATGCTGAAGCGCTATCTCGCGCTGGCCGAGCTGCCGATGGACCTGACGCCGCACAAGCTGCGGCATTCGTATGCCACGCATCTGCTCAACGCGGGCGCCGACCTGCGGCTCGTGCAGGAACTGCTCGGCCATGCGCAGCTCGCGACCACGCAAGTCTACACGCACGTGAGCGTGGCGCGGCTGAAGGAGATCTACGCCAAGGCGCATCCGCGGGCGTGA